The DNA segment CCGCGTGTGGCTCAAGAAGCGCTATAAGACGATCGAGAATTTGAATAAGGCCTGGAACACACGCTTCTGGGGACATACGTTCTATGAGTGGGATGAAGTTGTTCAGCCAAGTGAGCTGAGCGAAGAGTGGGACGGAAATCGCACCAATTTCCAAGGGATATCTCTCGATTATCGCAGATTTATGTCAGACAGTCTGCTGGAATGCTACAAGCTGGAGCATGACGAGATCAAGAAGTATACGCCGAAAATTCCGATCACGACCAACCTCATGGGAACGTACCCTGAGCTGGACTACTTTAAATGGGGCAAGGAAATGGACGTTGTATCTTGGGATAACTATCCTTCCCTGGATACGCCGATCAGCTTCACAGCGATGAGCCATGATTTGATGCGCGGACTCCGCAGTGGACAGCCGTTCATGCTGATGGAGCAGACGCCGAGCCAGCAGAACTGGCAAGCCTATAATTCGCTGAAGCGCCCAGGCGTGATGCGTCTATGGAGCTACCAGGCCGTCGCGAGAGGCGCGGACACAGTGATGTTCTTCCAGTTGCGGCGTTCGGCGGGAGCCTGCGAGAAGTACCATGGCGCTGTTATTGAACACGTCGGGCATGAGCATACGCGGGTCTTCCGGGAGTGTGCTGAGCTTGGACGCGAATTGCAGCAGCTGTCCGATAAGCTGATCGATGCGAGGACGCAGGCTAAGGTTGCTATTGTCTATGACTGGGAAAACCGCTGGGCTACGGAATTATCGTCTGGACCGACCGTTGCTTTGAAATATGTGGATGAGGTGCATAAATACTACGATGCTCTCTTCCAACTGAACATCGAAGTCGATATGGTGAGCGTGGAAGAGGATTTTAGTAAATACGACCTGGTTATTGCTCCCGTAATGTATATGGTGAAACCTGGCTTTGCGAAAAAAACAGAGGATTTTGTCTCCAGCGGGGGGACGTTCGTTACAACCTTCTTTAGCGGTATCGTCAATGAGAATGATCTAGTGACGCTTGGCGGTTATCCTGGTGAGCTGCGCTCCCTTCTGGGCATATGGGCCGAGGAGATCGACGCGTTGTTCCCGGATCAGAAGAATAGAATTGTTATGAAGCAGCCATGGGGAGAACTGCAAGGCGAGTATGATTGTGGTTTGCTCTGTGACTTGATTCATTCCGAAGGTGCGGAGGTCCTGGCTGAATATGGTGATGATTTCTATCAGGGCATGCCGGTGCTCACGAGGAATCGATTTGGATCCGGTCAAGCTTACTATATAGCCAGCAGCCCGGAAGAATCCTTCCTGCAGGGCTTCCTGAGCAATCTGTGTGCGGAAAAAGGGATTAAGCCGCTTGTCTTGGCTGGAGACGGCTTGGAGTCTGCCCGCCGCGTGAAGAACGGGAACGCGTATCTTTTCTTGCTTAACCATAACGCAAGCCCGGCAGAGGTGCAAATCGGCGAAATCGAACAGAAGGATCTTCTTACGAATGAGACGGTTAAAGGTACGGTTATGGTGCCGGCTCGCGGCGTAATGATCTTGGAGAGCAAGTTGGATTAAAGTCTCATCAACAGTGGGCTTTTGAGCAATTGCGGGCTTGCTGGTTAGAGCTTCAAGGCTGAAGTATGAAAGATGTAGTTTGTTGCTTGTGCAGAGCTAGAAGGGAACGAAAAATGGTTCAGCATCGTAACAAGTAGGAACGAAAGGTGAGGCGCTTGCGGTATGCAAGCGCCTGTTAACTTTTGTATAACTAACTGTTCTCGAGAATCGTGTTCAAAGTGCTCCGATCTAGCCCTTGAACGAGCTTAATTAGCAGCTCTTTGGCCGCCGCGTAATCATCCGTATGAATGATTGAAGAGGAGGTATGAATATAGCGGGAGCAGATGCCGATGACAGCCGATGGGACGCCAATGCCGCTTAAATGTACTTGCCCTGCGTCAGTGCCGCCTGGCGAGACGAAGTATTGGTATTTGATACGGTGTGTATCCGCCGTGTCCTGCACATATTCAAGCAGGCCACGATGTGTCAGCATGGTCGGATCATAGATACGCAGTAGCGTGCCTTCGCCGAGCTTGCCGAAAGCCCGTTTATCTCCGGTCATATCGTTGGCAGCGCTGGCATCCAAGGCGAAGAAAATATCCGGCTGAATCAAGTGGGCAGCCGTTCTAGCTCCGCGTAAACCGAGCTCCTCCTGGACGTTAGCTCCGCAGTATAGCGTGTTCGGAAGCTTCTTATCGTGAACTTCCTGCATCAGCTCGATCGCCAGCCCGACGCCGTAGCGATTATCCCAGGCTTTCGCCATAATTTTCTTTGGATTGGCTAGCGGGGTAAATTCGCAAATGGGTACAATTTGCTGGCCTGGCTGTATGCCAAAGGATTCCGCTTCGGCACGATCATCCGCTCCAACGTCCAGATACATTGCTTTAATATCTACGGGCTTGCTGCGCGCGGCCTCATCCAACAAATGCGTCGGAGTAGAGCCGACCACGCCGATAATTGATCGCTCAGGGGTAATAATCTGCAAGCGTTGTGCTAATACCGCCTGGCTCCACCAACCGCCGAGCGGTTGGAAGGTGATCATTCCGCTGTCCGTAATGCCTGTAACCATAAATCCTACTTCGTCCATATGACCGGCTACCATGACTTTAGGTCCCTGCTCATCTCCACGAATTACACCGAACAGGCTGCCCAGCCGATCCTGTACAAATTCCTCCGTATATACTGATAGCTTCTCCTTCAGTAAGGCCCGAAGATTTCTTTCGAAACCCGGAGCAGCCGGAAATTCAGTTAGTTGTTTAAAAAGTGATAGTGTCTGTTCGTTCATATCCTGTGTCTCTCCTTCCGTCTATGTTTAGTATGAACTAGCTTTTCTGGATTGTCTATGCACCCCGATATGTCGCCGTGCATATAGTGCATGAGAGCATGCTGGGAGTCATAGGGAGGCAATTGCGATGGAACGTTATTCCAAGGACTGGCTGTTGATCTGCTTATTGTTCATTTTGCTCGTTATCGTGCTTCTATATTTGTAGCGACCCTAAGAAAAATAATGGCGGCGTAATCTCATGGTCAATATGACTATAGGCAAGCTGCTCTCAATTGGGGGAAGTGCCGCGTCCACTGGACGCGGCATTTGGCGTTCTGGGTATTTTTGCAATATGGATGATTTACCAAACATAACAAGCTTTGATCCGGCAAATAATATGTGGCAGAGCATGAATATACACGACAATTTGCAGTTTAATATGACGCATATGTAGAAAGGAGGAGTAGAGATTGCCTGCCAAAAGCAAATTCAGATCCAGAGTGAAGCTTAATTCCTTATCGATGAATGAACAGGAATACAAAGATCTCGCCAAGCAGCACAGGCCAAAGACAAATGTCGTTGGAAACTGCCTGAAAGCCTTTCTTGTAGGGGGGACGATCTGCCTGATTGGTCAGTGCATTCAACAGCTGTTTATGACATTTGCCAATATGACGTCCCAGGAGGCAAGCAGTCCTACCGTTGCCGTCTTGATCTTGATTTCCGTCATCCTGACCTCACTTGGGGTTTACGATAAAATAGCACAGTGGGCGGGAGCTGGTTCAGCTGTGCCTGTTACGGGCTTTGCGAACTCCATGTGTTCGTCGGCGATTGAATCGAAGGCGGAGGGGATCGTCCTTGGTGTAGGCGCCAATATGTTCAAGCTAGCGGGCTCCGTTATTGTGTTCGGTGTAGTAGCAGCGTTTGCTGTAGGCGTTGTGCACGTTATTTTTGGTTTGGGAGGAGTGCATTAGCGGTGTTAATCGGCTCGCAAACCTGGAGGTTCGACTCCAAACCATTCATTATCGGCGCATCCGCGGTCGTTGGCCCTGAAGAAGGAGCTGGACCGTTGTCGGCTGATTTTGACTTTAGCTATGACAATCTTGAAATTGACGAGAAAACGTGGGAGAAGGCTGAGCGCAAGCTACTGGAGCACGCGTCCGCACTTGCGCTCGTTCATGCTGGAATTTCTAGGGACGAGCTGCAGATTTTTATCGGCGGGGATTTGATGAATCAAATCATTAGCACCACATTTGCTGCGAGAAAGATCGCCGTTCCTTATCTTGGCGTATTCGGAGCCTGCTC comes from the Paenibacillus lentus genome and includes:
- a CDS encoding beta-galactosidase, with translation MINDKLPKIWYGGDYNPEQWGPEEWSEDDRMFKLAGIDVATINVFAWALLQPDEETYDFSTLDATMDRLYNNGVYVCLGTSTAAHPAWMAKKYPDVTRVDVQGRKRKFGGRHNSCPNSPTYRKYSTRIAGKLAERYKDHPALLIWHVSNEYGGYCYCENCAKAFRVWLKKRYKTIENLNKAWNTRFWGHTFYEWDEVVQPSELSEEWDGNRTNFQGISLDYRRFMSDSLLECYKLEHDEIKKYTPKIPITTNLMGTYPELDYFKWGKEMDVVSWDNYPSLDTPISFTAMSHDLMRGLRSGQPFMLMEQTPSQQNWQAYNSLKRPGVMRLWSYQAVARGADTVMFFQLRRSAGACEKYHGAVIEHVGHEHTRVFRECAELGRELQQLSDKLIDARTQAKVAIVYDWENRWATELSSGPTVALKYVDEVHKYYDALFQLNIEVDMVSVEEDFSKYDLVIAPVMYMVKPGFAKKTEDFVSSGGTFVTTFFSGIVNENDLVTLGGYPGELRSLLGIWAEEIDALFPDQKNRIVMKQPWGELQGEYDCGLLCDLIHSEGAEVLAEYGDDFYQGMPVLTRNRFGSGQAYYIASSPEESFLQGFLSNLCAEKGIKPLVLAGDGLESARRVKNGNAYLFLLNHNASPAEVQIGEIEQKDLLTNETVKGTVMVPARGVMILESKLD
- a CDS encoding M42 family metallopeptidase; the protein is MNEQTLSLFKQLTEFPAAPGFERNLRALLKEKLSVYTEEFVQDRLGSLFGVIRGDEQGPKVMVAGHMDEVGFMVTGITDSGMITFQPLGGWWSQAVLAQRLQIITPERSIIGVVGSTPTHLLDEAARSKPVDIKAMYLDVGADDRAEAESFGIQPGQQIVPICEFTPLANPKKIMAKAWDNRYGVGLAIELMQEVHDKKLPNTLYCGANVQEELGLRGARTAAHLIQPDIFFALDASAANDMTGDKRAFGKLGEGTLLRIYDPTMLTHRGLLEYVQDTADTHRIKYQYFVSPGGTDAGQVHLSGIGVPSAVIGICSRYIHTSSSIIHTDDYAAAKELLIKLVQGLDRSTLNTILENS
- the spoVAC gene encoding stage V sporulation protein AC, yielding MPAKSKFRSRVKLNSLSMNEQEYKDLAKQHRPKTNVVGNCLKAFLVGGTICLIGQCIQQLFMTFANMTSQEASSPTVAVLILISVILTSLGVYDKIAQWAGAGSAVPVTGFANSMCSSAIESKAEGIVLGVGANMFKLAGSVIVFGVVAAFAVGVVHVIFGLGGVH